In the Drosophila takahashii strain IR98-3 E-12201 chromosome 3R, DtakHiC1v2, whole genome shotgun sequence genome, one interval contains:
- the Vps24 gene encoding charged multivesicular body protein 3, with the protein MGLFGKTPSKDPKEQVQEWTHKIRKEGNQLDRQIRSIQREEDKVKRSLKQAAQKNDRDTCVILAKEIVNARKAINRIYTSKAHLNSIQMQMKNQLSTLRVAGSLQKSTEVMQAMQNLVRYPELAGIMRDMSKEMMKAGIIEEMLDETMDSLEESEELEEEAGKEVDKVLWEITDGKLGEAPLPPEATPADKAPAARVEVPVEEDDDDGEELQEMQSRLASLRS; encoded by the exons ATGGGCTTATTTGGCAAAACCCCCAGCAAAGATCCCAAAGAACAG GTGCAGGAGTGGACGCACAAGATACGGAAGGAGGGAAACCAGCTGGATCGCCAGATTCGTAGTATCCAGCGTGAGGAGGACAAGGTCAAGCGCTCCCTCAAGCAGGCTGCTCAGAAAAATGATCGCGACACCTGCGTCATTCTGGCGAAGGAGATTGTGAACGCGCGGAAGGCCATTAACCGCATATACACGTCGAAGGCGCACCTTAACTCCATCCAAATGCAGATGAAGAACCAGCTAT CCACCTTGCGGGTAGCCGGATCCCTGCAAAAGTCCACGGAGGTTATGCAGGCCATGCAAAATCTGGTGCGCTATCCGGAGCTGGCCGGCATAATGCGCGACATGTCCAAAGAAATGATGAAGGCCGGCATTATCGAGGAGATGTTAGACGAAACCATGGATTCGCTGGAGGAGTCCGAGGaactggaggaggaggcgggcAAGGAGGTGGACAAGGTTCTCTGGGAGATTACGGATGGCAAGCTCGGAGAAGCTCCCCTGCCGCCAGAGGCTACTCCGGCGGACAAGGCGCCTGCTGCCCGCGTCGAGGTTCCTGTTGAGGAGGATGATGACGACGGCGAGGAACTGCAGGAGATGCAAAGCCGCCTGGCTTCGCTGAGATCTTAA
- the MP1 gene encoding melanization protease 1 — protein MKPNFLLVVLLGLFAGSRSTFAQEIFGYCTTPDESSGTCINLKECGYLYELVQRGSVSDLNRRFLQQSQCGFRNGQVLICCANSRMRNQQPQWGNQGQPSVRPTQPTRPSRRPGISLLPLAPNCGENFVDRVVGGKETGKREFPWMALIEYTKPGNVKGHHCGGSLINNRYVLTAAHCVSAIPSDWQLTGVRLGEWDASTNPDCTTGKNGQRDCNEPYVDCPVVERIPHPQYPGNSRDQLNDIALLRLRDEVQYSDFISPVCLPTLVSQRNNIFLGRKVVVAGWGRTETNFTSNIKLKAELDPVSTETCNQRYASQRRTVTSNQMCAGGEEGVDSCRGDSGGPLLLEDYSNGYSNYYIAGVVSYGPTPCGLKGWPGVYTRVAAYLDWIENNVRS, from the exons ATGAAACCGAACTTTCTTTTGGTTGTTCTTTTGGGGCTCTTTGCCGGATCAAGAAGCACTTTTGCACAAG AAATCTTTGGGTATTGCACAACGCCAGATGAGAGCAGCGGCACCTGCATAAACCTGAAGGAATGTGGATATCTCTACGAGCTGGTTCAACGCGGATCGGTCTCCGACCTAAACCGTCGATTCTTACAACAAAGCCAGTGTGGTTTCCGCAATGGACAGGTCCTC ATTTGCTGTGCAAATAGCCGCATGCGTAACCAGCAGCCACAGTGGGGCAATCAAGGCCAGCCATCAGTAAGACCGACCCAGCCCACAAGGCCTTCAAGACGCCCTGGAATTAGTCTACTGCCCCTGGCACCCAATTGCGGCGAAAACTTTGTGGACCGGGTGGTCGGGGGCAAGGAGACTGGTAAGCGCGAGTTCCCTTGGATGGCGTTGATTGAATACACGAAGC CCGGCAACGTGAAAGGTCACCACTGCGGAGGATCTCTTATAAACAATCGCTATGTGCTGACGGCAGCACACTGTGTCTCGGCCATTCCCAGCGACTGGCAGCTGACTGGAGTGCGACTGGGCGAGTGGGACGCGAGCACCAATCCGGATTGCACCACTGGCAAAAACGGTCAGCGGGACTGCAACGAGCCCTACGTAGACTGCCCTGTTGTAGAGCGCATTCCGCACCCGCAGTACCCGGGAAACTCTCGTGACCAGTTGAATGACATTGCGCTGCTGCGGTTGCGGGACGAAGTACAGTACAGCGACTTTATCTCACCAGTGTGCCTGCCCACTCTGGTGTCCCAGCGCAACAATATTTTCCTGGGTCGCAAGGTTGTTGTGGCCGGATGGGGTCGCACCGAGACGAACTTCACGTCCAACATCAAACTTAAGGCAGAGTTGGATCCGGTTTCAACGGAAACCTGCAACCAGCGGTACGCCAGCCAACGCCGGACTGTCACCAGCAACCAGATGTGCGCTGGAGGAGAGGAGGGTGTCGACTCGTGCCGTGGTGACTCCGGAGGCCCCCTTTTGCTTGAGGACTACTCCAATGGATATTCTAACTACTATATAGCCGGAGTGGTGTCCTACGGACCCACACCCTGTGGCCTTAAGGGATGGCCGGGCGTGTACACAAGGGTTGCGGCGTATTTGGACTGGATAGAAAACAATGTTAGGTCCTAG